From the genome of Malus domestica chromosome 04, GDT2T_hap1, one region includes:
- the LOC103433004 gene encoding uncharacterized protein, translating into MSVMAASNTVKYGIVGVGMMGREHLINLYHLRSEGVAVVAIADPHLPSQKLALDLAHSFNWPIKVFSGHRELLDSLLCDVVVVSTPNMTHYQILMDIINHRKPHHVLVEKPLCTTVAHCKEVVNSARKRQDMLVQVGLEYRYMPPVAKLIEIVKGGSLGQVKMVAIREHRFPFLVKVNNWNRFNINSGGTLVEKCCHFFDLMRLFAGANPVRVMASGAIDVNHKDEIYDGKVPDIIDNAYVIVEFDNGSRGMLDLCMFAEGTKNEQEISVVGEIGKGEAFVPESIVRFGTRVDGRNGVQTLKAENDQIKYDGLHHGSSYLEHLHFLSAIRAKAKAPAVDLHDGLVSVAIGVAAQLSIEKGRFVTIEEVMN; encoded by the exons ATGTCAGTGATGGCAGCTTCGAATACAGTCAAGTATGGGATTGTAGGGGTGGGCATGATGGGCAGAGAGCACCTCATCAATTTGTACCACCTTCGCTCCGAAGGCGTGGCCGTGGTCGCCATAGCCGACCCCCATCTTCCTTCCCAGAAGCTTGCCCTTGACTTGGCACACTCTTTTAATTGGCCCATCAAG gTTTTTTCAGGACACAGGGAGCTATTGGACAGCTTGCTCTGTGATGTGGTGGTTGTGTCAACTCCAAATATGACCCATTATCAAATTTTGATGGATATCATCAACCACCGTAAACCCCATCATGTATTAGTGGAGAAGCCATTGTGTACCACGGTTGCTCACTGCAAGGAG GTCGTGAATTCTGCTAGAAAGAGGCAGGATATGCTGGTACAAGTTGGACTGGAGTATAGATACATGCCACCTGTTGCTAAACTGATAGAAATAGTAAAGGGTGGAAGTCTTGGACAGGTCAAAATGGTGGCAATCCGCGAACACCGGTTTCCTTTCTTGGTTAAG GTCAACAATTGGAACCGGTTCAACATTAACTCTGGGGGGACTTTGGTAGAGAAGTGCTGCCACTTCTTTGATCTGATGAGGCTGTTTGCTGGTGCCAACCCAGTTCGTGTCATGGCTTCTGGAGCCATTGACGTTAACCACAAAGATGAAATATACGATGGAAAG GTCCCAGACATAATTGACAATGCATATGTTATCGTTGAATTTGACAATGGTTCTCGCGGGATGCTTGACCTTTGTATGTTTGCTGAAGGAACTAAAAATGAGCAAGAAATATCTGTTGTTGGTGAGATAGGAAAg GGGGAGGCCTTTGTTCCTGAGAGCATTGTACGTTTTGGTACTCGAGTCGATGGGAGAAATGGTGTCCAGACTTTAAAAGCTGAGAATGATCAAATAAA ATATGATGGACTGCATCATGGATCTAGCTATTTGGAACACCTGCACTTCTTATCTGCAATTAGGGCCAAAGCTAAAGCTCCAGCAGTAGATTTGCACGACGGATTAGTTTCAGTTGCCATCGGAGTTGCAGCACAGCTTTCAATAGAGAAGGGCCGATTTGTGACGATTGAAGAAGTCATGAATTAA
- the LOC103433005 gene encoding uncharacterized protein isoform X1 — protein MPFRRLIEVEPPSPLRYVIGAAIMMIGVVLPVGYMMFRNKRVPTSSSYSKQTSKVLI, from the exons ATGCCT TTCAGGAGATTGATAGAGGTGGAACCGCCGAGCCCGCTGAGATACGTAATCGGAGCGGCGATCATGATGATCGGAGTAGTCTTACCCGTCGGTTACATGATGTTCCGTAACAAGCGCGTCCCCACTTCCTCTTCGTACTCCAAACAGAC GAGCAAAGTTTTGATATAG
- the LOC103433005 gene encoding uncharacterized protein isoform X2, with amino-acid sequence MPFRRLIEVEPPSPLRYVIGAAIMMIGVVLPVGYMMFRNKRVPTSSSYSKQT; translated from the exons ATGCCT TTCAGGAGATTGATAGAGGTGGAACCGCCGAGCCCGCTGAGATACGTAATCGGAGCGGCGATCATGATGATCGGAGTAGTCTTACCCGTCGGTTACATGATGTTCCGTAACAAGCGCGTCCCCACTTCCTCTTCGTACTCCAAACAGACGTAG